A DNA window from candidate division KSB1 bacterium contains the following coding sequences:
- a CDS encoding DUF3536 domain-containing protein, with protein MPRKFLTIHGHFYQPPRENPWTEVIERQDSAAPFHDWNERIDHECYTPNAYARISDHDNRITTIVNNFEWINFNVGPTLLSWLEKFSPRTYQRILAADRNSLRRHPGHGAAIAQAYNHAILPLCNEQDLNTQIRWGLADFRHRFGREPEAMWLPETAVNDRVLRALIAHQMKYVILSPYQAQRVRPLAGGEWRSVEQGEIDTTQPYRWFDRTAGGERIAGRFIDIFFYHGALARGVGFEHLLRDARHFASQVDAAFTNHNNTQPQLVSIATDGETYGHHERFAERGLAYLLHRAAPERNIAITTYGAYLAEHPPQQEVELKPGPNGEGTAWSCAHGVGRWARNCGCRGGGPPEWHQEWRAPLREALDQLRDELNRLALEFGEPLFKDLAAARDDYITVILQRTPERLHSFLERHLRQPLPPEQRLTAIKLMEMLRNAQLMYTSCGWFFSEISGIETVQIIQYAARAIQLAEAVSHRPFEENFLRNLERAPSNLPAYRNGAGVYDKLVRPAIVSFTRVVNTYAFRALFFEAPEQEKLYHYSLQREDLTTAAAAGAALLTGLVQAQSGITTERLRYGFALLKYGSVDTAQCFIRRVTGSWNYHAQRDALLQRFHAGGDLAGYLQRHWAAQGYGLQNIFFEERQQVIHLMLQDRLDEIGEAYRKLYEDNRNLIRNLRDLGATIPEELRVPARYTLSLELRREIERLGETTEAEAYRRCLEIARTAEKLGIALDTNWAGQHLQAMLEKRLRALHNDFSAACCLEILSLIDIAQKLNLHLTPEPIQNTIFELLQERVQPLIDTVVADPQNRQAYELSTLFLQIAYHFNFDIKNYKDRMKTLEEQLAADPSLWP; from the coding sequence ATGCCCCGAAAATTTCTGACGATCCACGGCCACTTCTACCAACCGCCCCGTGAAAACCCCTGGACTGAAGTCATCGAACGCCAAGACAGCGCCGCCCCGTTTCATGACTGGAACGAACGCATCGATCACGAGTGTTACACCCCCAATGCCTATGCCCGCATCAGCGATCACGACAACCGCATCACCACCATCGTCAACAATTTCGAGTGGATCAACTTCAATGTCGGGCCGACGCTGCTGAGCTGGCTGGAGAAATTCTCGCCGCGCACCTACCAGCGCATTCTCGCCGCCGACCGCAACAGCCTGCGCCGCCATCCCGGCCACGGCGCCGCCATCGCGCAGGCCTACAACCACGCGATTTTGCCGCTGTGCAACGAACAGGACTTGAACACGCAAATCCGCTGGGGCCTGGCGGATTTTCGCCACCGCTTCGGCCGCGAGCCGGAGGCCATGTGGCTGCCGGAAACCGCCGTCAATGACCGCGTTCTGCGCGCGCTCATTGCTCACCAGATGAAGTACGTGATTCTCTCGCCTTATCAAGCGCAGCGCGTGCGGCCGCTGGCCGGCGGGGAATGGCGCTCCGTCGAACAGGGCGAGATCGACACCACCCAGCCCTATCGCTGGTTTGACCGCACCGCCGGCGGCGAGCGCATCGCCGGCCGGTTTATCGACATCTTTTTCTATCACGGCGCCCTGGCGCGCGGCGTGGGCTTTGAACATCTGTTGCGCGATGCCCGGCACTTTGCCAGCCAGGTGGATGCCGCCTTCACCAACCACAACAACACTCAGCCGCAGCTCGTTTCCATCGCCACCGATGGCGAAACCTATGGCCATCATGAACGCTTTGCCGAACGCGGTCTGGCTTATTTGCTGCACCGCGCCGCACCGGAGCGCAATATCGCCATCACCACCTATGGCGCCTATCTGGCCGAACATCCGCCGCAGCAGGAGGTCGAGCTCAAACCCGGCCCCAATGGCGAAGGCACGGCATGGAGCTGTGCCCATGGCGTCGGCCGCTGGGCGCGCAACTGCGGCTGCCGCGGCGGCGGTCCGCCCGAGTGGCATCAGGAATGGCGCGCCCCCCTGCGCGAAGCCCTCGATCAACTGCGCGACGAACTCAACCGCCTCGCCCTCGAATTCGGCGAACCGTTGTTCAAAGACCTGGCAGCCGCGCGCGACGATTACATCACCGTCATCCTGCAACGCACCCCGGAACGCCTGCACAGCTTTCTCGAACGCCACCTGCGCCAGCCGCTGCCCCCCGAGCAAAGGCTCACCGCCATTAAGTTGATGGAGATGCTGCGCAATGCCCAGCTCATGTACACGAGCTGCGGCTGGTTCTTCAGCGAGATCTCCGGCATCGAAACCGTGCAGATCATTCAATATGCCGCCCGCGCCATCCAACTGGCGGAAGCGGTGAGCCACCGCCCGTTCGAAGAAAATTTTCTCCGAAATCTCGAGCGCGCGCCCAGCAACCTCCCGGCCTACCGCAACGGTGCCGGCGTTTATGACAAACTGGTGCGCCCGGCGATCGTCTCCTTCACGCGCGTGGTCAACACCTACGCCTTTCGCGCACTGTTCTTCGAAGCACCCGAACAGGAAAAACTCTATCATTATTCCCTGCAGCGGGAAGACCTCACCACCGCCGCCGCTGCCGGTGCCGCGCTGCTCACCGGGCTGGTGCAGGCCCAGTCGGGCATCACCACCGAACGCCTGCGCTACGGCTTCGCCCTGCTCAAATACGGCAGCGTCGACACCGCGCAGTGTTTCATCCGCCGCGTGACGGGGAGCTGGAACTACCACGCGCAGCGTGACGCCCTGCTGCAGCGCTTTCATGCCGGCGGCGACCTCGCCGGCTATCTGCAACGCCACTGGGCGGCGCAGGGCTACGGCCTGCAAAACATCTTCTTCGAAGAACGCCAGCAGGTGATCCATCTCATGCTGCAGGATCGCCTGGACGAAATCGGCGAAGCCTATCGCAAACTCTACGAGGACAATCGCAACCTCATCCGCAACCTGCGCGATCTGGGCGCCACCATCCCGGAAGAACTCCGCGTGCCGGCGCGCTACACCCTCAGCCTGGAATTGCGCCGTGAAATCGAACGGCTCGGCGAAACCACCGAGGCGGAAGCCTACCGCCGCTGCCTGGAAATCGCGCGCACCGCCGAAAAACTCGGCATCGCGCTCGACACCAATTGGGCGGGACAGCATCTGCAGGCCATGCTGGAAAAACGGCTGCGCGCTCTCCACAACGACTTCTCCGCCGCCTGCTGCCTGGAAATTCTCAGCCTGATCGACATCGCGCAAAAGCTCAACCTGCATCTGACCCCTGAACCCATCCAAAACACCATCTTCGAGCTGCTGCAGGAGCGCGTGCAACCGCTGATCGACACTGTCGTCGCCGACCCGCAAAACCGCCAGGCCTATGAGCTCAGCACTCTCTTTCTGCAAATTGCCTATCACTTCAATTTCGACATTAAAAACTACAAAGATCGCATGAAAACCCTGGAGGAGCAGTTGGCCGCCGACCCCAGCCTGTGGCCGTAG
- a CDS encoding glycerate kinase gives MHSPELKKLRHHAREIFLAGLSAVDPERAVLRALRRDGALLHLAGETFDLNKFNRVLVLGAGKASPAMAAAVESRLADRIADGLIVTKDGHGRPLQKCQVVEAGHPVPDSRGEQAARKLLQLAETAQINDLVICLISGGGSALLPLPAGEITLADEQQVTALLLSHGVTIHETNTVRKHISRLKGGQLAAAVYPATLVTLVVSDVIGDPLDIIASGPTVPDPSKFSDAERVLVLYGVWPKLPARVRDYITAGCRGHVPETPKPGDPIFTKNLAHIVACNADAISACERHARSLGYNTMVLSHRVQGEAREIGRFYAALLHHVVDAGQPIAAPACILAGGETTVTLRNPGGKGGRNQEMALSVALDIDGLPNCVFLSAGTDGTDGPTDAAGAFADGWTIAHARTRGMRFFSSYLRDNDSYNFFNQLGDLFITGPTGTNVMDVQIMLVS, from the coding sequence ATGCACTCTCCCGAGCTCAAAAAACTGCGGCATCATGCCCGCGAGATTTTTCTCGCCGGCTTGAGTGCCGTGGATCCTGAACGCGCGGTGTTGCGCGCGCTGCGGCGCGACGGCGCCCTGCTGCATCTTGCCGGCGAAACCTTCGACCTCAACAAATTCAACCGTGTGCTCGTCCTGGGTGCCGGCAAGGCCTCACCCGCCATGGCTGCCGCGGTCGAATCCCGCCTGGCCGACCGCATCGCCGACGGACTGATCGTCACCAAGGACGGCCACGGCCGGCCGCTGCAAAAATGCCAGGTGGTGGAGGCTGGCCATCCCGTTCCCGACAGCCGCGGCGAACAGGCCGCACGCAAACTGCTGCAGCTCGCCGAGACCGCCCAGATCAACGATCTCGTCATCTGTCTCATCTCCGGCGGCGGCTCCGCACTGCTGCCGCTGCCCGCCGGTGAAATCACTCTGGCCGACGAGCAGCAGGTCACTGCGTTGCTGCTCAGTCATGGCGTCACCATTCATGAAACCAACACCGTGCGCAAGCACATTTCGCGCTTGAAGGGCGGCCAGCTCGCGGCCGCGGTTTATCCCGCCACCCTTGTCACCCTGGTGGTCTCCGACGTCATCGGCGATCCGCTCGACATCATCGCCTCCGGCCCGACAGTGCCCGATCCCTCCAAATTCTCCGACGCCGAGCGTGTGCTGGTGCTCTACGGCGTCTGGCCCAAGCTGCCGGCGCGCGTGCGCGACTATATCACTGCCGGCTGCCGCGGCCACGTGCCGGAAACGCCCAAGCCCGGCGACCCAATCTTCACGAAAAACCTGGCGCACATCGTCGCCTGCAATGCCGATGCGATTTCCGCCTGTGAAAGGCACGCGCGCAGCCTGGGTTACAACACCATGGTGCTCAGCCACCGCGTGCAGGGCGAAGCGCGCGAAATCGGCCGCTTCTATGCCGCCCTGCTGCACCATGTCGTCGATGCCGGCCAGCCCATCGCCGCGCCCGCCTGCATTCTCGCCGGCGGCGAAACCACAGTGACCCTGCGCAATCCCGGCGGCAAGGGCGGCCGCAACCAGGAAATGGCGCTCTCGGTCGCGCTCGACATTGACGGCCTGCCCAACTGTGTCTTTCTCTCCGCCGGTACCGACGGCACTGACGGCCCCACCGACGCAGCCGGCGCCTTTGCCGACGGCTGGACCATTGCCCACGCCCGCACCCGCGGCATGCGCTTCTTTTCGAGCTACCTGCGCGACAATGACAGTTACAACTTTTTCAACCAACTCGGTGATCTTTTCATCACCGGACCTACCGGGACGAATGTAATGGACGTGCAGATCATGCTGGTGAGTTGA
- the hisZ gene encoding ATP phosphoribosyltransferase regulatory subunit: MMPYHLRQLPAGLKDYLFEEAQRRRSVEHEITAALRQHGYREIITPTFEHWEVFATAGRNGWQEKIYRFLDREGNLVALRSDFTAQVARLVAQKHAALSFPLRLFYSGKVFRFEELHAGRSRECWQVGFELLGDTGLPGDVEAVALVAQALRALQLGAFQINLGTIGYFNGVVREARLTPAQLGEIKRLLSHKDADTLAGFLQQVAPPPAVQEALTGLMQWHGGREILEQAGTAAPNAETAAALDHLRRVYNHLEAMNWSQHVVIDLSEVQGMHYYSGIMIKAYVPGLGYEVGSGGRYDQLLSQFGHDCPAVGFSFDVDRLVEAIAG, from the coding sequence ATGATGCCTTATCACCTCCGCCAACTGCCCGCCGGTCTCAAAGATTATCTCTTCGAAGAGGCACAGCGCCGGCGCAGCGTGGAACACGAGATCACAGCCGCCCTGCGGCAGCACGGTTATCGCGAGATCATCACGCCGACCTTCGAGCATTGGGAAGTCTTTGCGACTGCAGGCAGGAACGGCTGGCAGGAGAAGATCTACCGCTTCCTTGACCGCGAAGGCAATCTCGTGGCGCTGCGTTCGGATTTCACCGCGCAAGTGGCGCGCCTGGTGGCACAGAAACACGCGGCACTCTCCTTCCCGTTGCGTTTGTTTTACTCCGGAAAAGTGTTTCGTTTTGAGGAGTTGCATGCCGGCCGCAGCCGCGAGTGCTGGCAGGTGGGATTCGAGTTGCTGGGCGACACTGGTTTGCCGGGCGATGTCGAAGCCGTGGCGCTGGTGGCGCAGGCCCTGCGCGCGCTGCAACTCGGCGCGTTTCAGATCAACCTGGGAACCATCGGCTACTTCAACGGCGTGGTGCGGGAAGCGCGGCTCACCCCGGCGCAGCTCGGGGAAATCAAACGCCTGCTCAGCCACAAAGATGCGGACACGCTGGCCGGGTTCCTGCAGCAGGTGGCACCGCCGCCGGCCGTGCAGGAGGCACTCACCGGCTTAATGCAATGGCACGGCGGCCGTGAGATCCTGGAGCAGGCAGGCACAGCCGCGCCCAACGCCGAGACCGCGGCCGCCCTGGATCACCTGCGCCGGGTTTATAATCACTTGGAGGCCATGAACTGGTCGCAACATGTGGTAATCGACCTCAGTGAGGTGCAGGGTATGCACTACTACAGCGGCATCATGATCAAAGCCTATGTGCCCGGACTCGGCTATGAGGTCGGCTCCGGCGGCCGCTATGATCAGCTCCTGTCACAATTCGGCCATGATTGCCCGGCGGTTGGTTTCTCATTCGACGTCGATCGGCTGGTGGAAGCGATCGCGGGGTAG
- the hisG gene encoding ATP phosphoribosyltransferase has translation MSEAVHITLALSKGKLFAPAVALLQRAGLIADAELFRSRRLRFASDTHPAFHFLLVKNSDVPTYVEYGIADAGIAGLDVLLESGAEVDAPLNLQIGRCRIAVAGRPEDAGRGYILQSQLRVATKYPRLTREYFAGRGAQVEIIKLDGSVELAVLVGLADRIVDLVETGETLRQNDLLIHEVIGESTARLIVNKASHKLKLAAITDLINRLRKAVHENSSR, from the coding sequence ATGTCTGAGGCCGTGCACATAACCCTTGCTCTTTCCAAGGGCAAATTGTTCGCGCCGGCGGTGGCCTTGCTGCAGCGTGCCGGTCTGATCGCCGACGCCGAGCTGTTCCGCTCACGGCGGCTGCGCTTTGCTTCCGACACCCATCCGGCGTTTCACTTTCTGCTGGTGAAGAACAGCGATGTGCCGACTTACGTGGAATATGGCATTGCCGACGCCGGGATTGCCGGCCTGGACGTGCTGCTGGAAAGCGGGGCGGAGGTGGATGCGCCGCTGAATCTTCAGATCGGGCGCTGCCGGATTGCGGTGGCGGGCCGGCCGGAAGACGCGGGCCGGGGCTACATTCTGCAATCGCAATTGCGCGTGGCGACGAAATATCCGCGCCTGACGCGCGAATATTTTGCCGGCCGTGGGGCACAGGTCGAAATCATCAAACTCGATGGCTCGGTGGAACTGGCGGTGCTGGTGGGGCTCGCGGATCGCATCGTCGATCTCGTTGAAACCGGGGAGACGCTCCGGCAGAACGACCTGCTGATCCACGAGGTCATCGGTGAAAGCACGGCACGTCTGATCGTCAACAAGGCGAGCCACAAGCTCAAACTGGCAGCGATCACCGATCTCATCAATCGTTTGCGAAAGGCGGTGCATGAGAATTCTTCACGCTGA
- a CDS encoding DJ-1/PfpI family protein, with translation MAKKILQLVGDFAEDYEVMVPFQALQMVGHTVHAVCPDKKAGEKIRTAIHDFEGDQTYSEKPGHNFALNATFAEIKPEEYDALVISGGRAPEYIRLNARVLEIVRHFFEKNKPVAAICHGAQVLTAAGVVKGRTVSAYPAVGPEVKIAGAEYANIRIDDAVKDGNLVTAPAWPAHPAWLAKFLEVLGTRITA, from the coding sequence ATGGCAAAGAAAATCCTGCAACTCGTCGGTGACTTCGCGGAGGACTACGAAGTCATGGTGCCATTTCAGGCGCTGCAAATGGTCGGGCACACCGTGCATGCGGTCTGCCCCGACAAAAAGGCGGGCGAAAAGATTCGCACCGCCATTCATGATTTCGAGGGCGATCAAACCTACAGTGAGAAACCCGGACACAACTTCGCGCTCAACGCCACCTTCGCCGAGATCAAGCCGGAGGAGTACGATGCGCTGGTGATTTCCGGCGGCCGCGCGCCGGAATACATTCGCCTCAACGCCCGCGTGCTGGAGATCGTGCGCCACTTTTTCGAGAAGAACAAACCGGTGGCTGCCATCTGCCATGGCGCGCAGGTGCTCACCGCAGCAGGAGTGGTGAAGGGCCGGACGGTTTCGGCCTATCCCGCGGTAGGTCCGGAAGTCAAAATCGCCGGCGCCGAATATGCCAACATTCGCATTGATGATGCGGTGAAAGACGGCAACCTGGTAACCGCGCCCGCCTGGCCGGCGCATCCCGCCTGGCTGGCGAAATTCCTCGAGGTGCTGGGCACGCGCATCACAGCATGA
- the hisD gene encoding histidinol dehydrogenase → MRILHAETPQDWQELCGLFTVDYAAENRVEAAVREIITAVRQRGDEAVCEYTRRFDGLALTPQELAVPQHTWLAAQQQISAAALAALQTAAQNITAFHQHQRETDWEFEREGVRLGERVVPLAAVGLYVPGGRALYPSSVLMLAIPARLAGVRRVVMVTPPRAGGLDPHLLAAAELAGVHEIYQVGGAQAIAALAFGTPTIAAVDKIVGPGNRFVTAAKRQVFGQVGIDSLAGPSEIAILADDSADPEWLARDLISQLEHDVEAKAVLVTDATALAERVSTRVAELAGRVARAPIVAEAAQRFGVAFVVRSLAEGIAAINAIAPEHLEIMTRAPRAVAAAITNAGAIFLGSHSPVPMGDYAAGPNHTLPTGRSARFGSPLRVADFCKHLSMIEYSAAAFDRERGAVATLAMIEGLPNHAEAVTVRKT, encoded by the coding sequence ATGAGAATTCTTCACGCTGAGACGCCACAGGACTGGCAGGAATTGTGCGGGCTCTTCACGGTCGATTATGCCGCTGAGAATCGCGTGGAGGCCGCGGTCCGCGAAATCATCACGGCGGTGCGGCAGCGCGGCGATGAGGCCGTGTGCGAATACACCCGGCGCTTCGACGGCCTCGCTCTGACGCCGCAGGAGCTGGCGGTGCCGCAACACACCTGGCTGGCGGCACAGCAGCAGATCAGCGCGGCAGCACTGGCGGCGTTGCAGACCGCAGCACAGAACATCACGGCGTTTCATCAGCATCAACGCGAAACCGATTGGGAGTTCGAGCGCGAGGGTGTACGACTGGGAGAGCGGGTGGTGCCGCTGGCAGCCGTTGGACTTTACGTGCCAGGCGGCCGTGCGCTTTATCCTTCGAGCGTATTGATGCTGGCGATTCCTGCGCGGCTGGCGGGCGTGCGGCGCGTGGTGATGGTGACGCCACCGCGTGCCGGCGGTCTCGATCCGCATCTGCTGGCGGCTGCGGAACTGGCCGGGGTCCACGAAATCTATCAAGTCGGCGGGGCGCAGGCCATTGCCGCGCTGGCCTTCGGCACACCCACCATTGCCGCGGTGGACAAAATCGTGGGGCCGGGCAACCGCTTTGTGACGGCGGCGAAACGCCAGGTCTTCGGGCAGGTCGGCATCGACAGCCTCGCCGGACCCAGCGAGATTGCGATTCTCGCGGACGACAGTGCCGATCCCGAATGGCTGGCGCGCGACTTGATTTCCCAACTCGAACACGATGTCGAGGCCAAAGCGGTGCTGGTCACCGACGCGACGGCATTGGCGGAACGGGTGAGCACGCGCGTTGCAGAACTTGCCGGACGCGTGGCGCGTGCGCCGATCGTCGCAGAAGCGGCGCAGCGTTTTGGCGTGGCATTCGTGGTGCGTTCGCTGGCAGAGGGAATTGCAGCGATCAATGCGATTGCGCCCGAGCATTTGGAAATCATGACGCGTGCACCGCGGGCAGTGGCGGCAGCGATCACCAACGCCGGCGCCATTTTTCTGGGCTCACATTCTCCCGTGCCCATGGGCGATTATGCTGCCGGCCCCAATCACACGCTGCCGACGGGCCGTTCGGCGCGCTTCGGCTCACCCCTGCGCGTCGCGGACTTTTGCAAACACCTCAGCATGATCGAATACAGTGCCGCGGCTTTTGACCGCGAGCGCGGCGCCGTGGCAACGCTGGCCATGATCGAGGGCCTGCCGAACCATGCCGAAGCCGTGACCGTGAGAAAAACTTGA
- the tnpB gene encoding IS66 family insertion sequence element accessory protein TnpB (TnpB, as the term is used for proteins encoded by IS66 family insertion elements, is considered an accessory protein, since TnpC, encoded by a neighboring gene, is a DDE family transposase.), whose translation MIALSPGLRFYLYSHTTDMRKSFDGLSGLVTQALSRDPMSGDVHVFRNRRRDRMKLLLWDRTGFWLFYTRLEQGTLQLPSNLETQPSLELRYDEKAIGYLLGQWPKLEQSVTDGRLEIDNNLVENAIRPVALGRKHYLFAGLHAGAKRAAMIYTLVATAKLHQVDPLACLRDILSRPPDHPITQIAALLPQNWRTPTSCDWALPQSQEAW comes from the coding sequence ATGATCGCACTCTCTCCCGGCCTGAGATTTTATCTCTATTCCCACACCACCGACATGCGCAAGAGCTTCGATGGCCTCTCGGGACTCGTGACTCAGGCACTGTCACGCGATCCCATGAGTGGCGACGTCCACGTGTTTCGCAATCGCCGCCGTGACCGCATGAAACTCTTGCTCTGGGATCGCACCGGCTTCTGGCTCTTCTACACGCGCCTGGAGCAGGGCACCTTGCAATTGCCCTCCAACCTCGAGACCCAGCCCTCGCTGGAGCTGCGCTATGACGAGAAGGCGATTGGCTACCTGCTGGGCCAGTGGCCGAAGCTGGAGCAGTCCGTCACCGACGGCCGCTTGGAGATCGACAACAACTTGGTGGAGAATGCCATTCGTCCGGTGGCCTTGGGTCGCAAGCATTATCTCTTTGCCGGCTTGCACGCAGGCGCCAAACGCGCCGCGATGATTTACACCCTGGTGGCTACCGCCAAGTTGCATCAGGTGGACCCCCTGGCTTGTCTGCGCGATATTCTCAGCCGCCCACCCGACCATCCCATCACCCAGATCGCCGCGCTGCTTCCGCAAAACTGGCGCACGCCGACTTCTTGCGATTGGGCCCTGCCCCAGTCGCAAGAGGCTTGGTGA
- the hisB gene encoding imidazoleglycerol-phosphate dehydratase HisB, with translation MTRHASLTRTTAETDIAVALQLEGSGRHDISTGIGFFDHMLILLAVHGLFDLTLKARGDLQVDAHHTVEDSGIALGAAFSEALGDRQGLHRIATSHVPLDEALARTVVDVSGRGYLAFEARFSSSQVGDFPSELVEDFLRALASHAKITLHVTLLAGRNTHHQIEVIFKSLGRALRQAVAIDPRQPGIPSSKGVLV, from the coding sequence ATGACCCGACACGCTTCACTCACCCGCACCACTGCCGAAACCGATATCGCGGTGGCGCTGCAGCTCGAGGGCAGCGGCCGGCACGACATCAGCACCGGCATCGGTTTCTTCGATCACATGCTCATCCTGCTGGCCGTGCACGGTTTGTTTGATCTCACCCTGAAGGCGCGCGGTGATCTGCAGGTGGATGCCCATCACACCGTGGAGGACAGCGGCATCGCACTGGGAGCCGCCTTCAGCGAAGCACTCGGCGACCGCCAGGGTCTTCACCGCATCGCAACCAGCCACGTGCCGCTGGATGAAGCGCTGGCGCGCACGGTGGTGGATGTCAGCGGCCGCGGCTATCTTGCCTTCGAGGCGCGCTTCAGCAGCAGTCAGGTTGGTGACTTTCCCAGCGAGCTGGTGGAGGATTTCCTGCGTGCCTTGGCGAGCCACGCGAAAATCACGCTGCACGTCACACTGCTCGCCGGCCGCAACACGCATCACCAAATCGAGGTGATCTTCAAATCACTCGGCCGGGCGTTGCGCCAGGCCGTGGCCATCGATCCGCGCCAGCCCGGCATTCCCTCGAGCAAAGGGGTGTTGGTGTAA
- the pabB gene encoding aminodeoxychorismate synthase component I, which translates to MTALSRVVTPYGVFQPAFVHWLAGRPDTVFLESARRDPDNQHSYLFTAPLAIISCHEPGQVEARLAEVGHALGQGHYAAGFLTYEAGYAFEERLPRAVGASLPLLWFGIYEQPLVYDHAAEEFTAGRQWLPQILERLPAPASEAASLQAAGLHPNLAEPDYERALAQIKAHIAAGDTYQVNFTFKLRFTWPQPPAALYCRLRQNQRVSYAALLTLPGHAILSFSPELFFRLEEDRLTLKPMKGTARRGRTLAEDEEQRQWLRHSEKNRAENLMIVDLLRHDAGRLAVTGSVAVPHFFEIERYETVQQATSTITARLRPEVTVPELLRCLFPSGSITGAPKLRTMQIIHALEREPRGIYTGSIGFFAPSRRAVFNVAIRTITLDTRSGAGEMGIGSGIVWDSDSRAEYHECLLKARFLGEPAGEFQLLETLRWDPAQGWLLLAAHLQRLQDSAAYFDFRCDSAEIMRRLEARLAICRREGVPCRVRLTLTREGELALSHTPLSPLVVPVAVRLAATRTNSQDRFLFHKTTRRGLYDRELAQAAAAGFFDVIFQNEKGEVTEGARTNVIIRKGGRYFTPPLACGVLPGIYRAHLLATQTLPVSEKVLRLEELLAADEILLCNSVRGVLPAKLGGE; encoded by the coding sequence ATGACTGCACTTTCACGTGTCGTGACGCCATATGGTGTGTTTCAGCCGGCCTTCGTGCACTGGCTTGCCGGCCGGCCTGACACCGTGTTCCTCGAAAGCGCCCGCCGCGATCCCGACAATCAGCACAGCTATCTTTTCACCGCGCCGCTCGCCATCATCTCCTGCCACGAGCCCGGGCAGGTGGAAGCCAGGCTCGCGGAGGTCGGGCACGCACTCGGCCAGGGCCATTACGCCGCCGGCTTTCTGACCTATGAAGCGGGCTATGCCTTCGAAGAAAGATTGCCGCGCGCGGTGGGCGCCTCCCTGCCGCTGCTGTGGTTCGGCATCTATGAACAGCCTCTTGTCTATGACCATGCCGCGGAAGAATTCACCGCGGGCAGGCAGTGGCTGCCGCAGATTCTCGAACGATTACCGGCGCCGGCGAGCGAGGCGGCCTCATTGCAGGCCGCCGGCCTTCACCCCAATCTCGCCGAACCGGATTATGAACGTGCGCTCGCACAGATCAAAGCGCACATCGCGGCCGGTGACACCTACCAGGTTAATTTCACTTTCAAACTCCGGTTCACCTGGCCGCAGCCGCCGGCCGCGCTCTATTGCCGCCTGCGTCAGAATCAACGGGTGAGTTATGCCGCGCTGCTCACTTTGCCGGGCCATGCCATCCTCTCCTTTTCGCCGGAACTGTTCTTTCGTTTGGAAGAAGATCGCCTCACCCTCAAGCCGATGAAGGGCACGGCGCGGCGCGGCCGCACGCTCGCCGAGGATGAAGAGCAGCGCCAGTGGTTGCGGCATTCCGAAAAGAACCGTGCCGAGAATTTGATGATCGTGGACCTGCTCCGGCATGACGCCGGCCGGCTGGCTGTCACCGGCAGCGTGGCGGTGCCGCACTTTTTCGAAATCGAACGCTATGAAACCGTGCAGCAGGCCACTTCCACCATCACCGCCAGGCTGCGGCCGGAGGTCACCGTGCCGGAGCTGCTGCGCTGCCTGTTTCCCAGCGGCTCGATCACCGGTGCGCCGAAGTTGCGCACCATGCAAATCATTCACGCCCTGGAGCGCGAGCCGCGCGGCATTTACACCGGCAGCATCGGATTCTTCGCGCCCTCACGGCGTGCCGTTTTCAACGTCGCCATTCGCACGATCACGCTCGACACGCGAAGCGGTGCCGGTGAAATGGGCATCGGCAGCGGCATCGTGTGGGACTCCGACAGCCGGGCGGAGTATCACGAATGCCTGCTGAAGGCGCGCTTCCTCGGCGAGCCGGCCGGTGAATTTCAACTGCTCGAAACCCTGCGCTGGGATCCCGCGCAGGGCTGGTTGCTGCTCGCAGCACATTTGCAGCGGCTGCAGGATTCGGCGGCGTATTTCGATTTCAGATGCGACTCCGCAGAAATCATGCGCCGCCTGGAAGCCCGGCTTGCGATTTGCCGGCGGGAGGGCGTGCCCTGTCGCGTCCGCCTGACGCTCACGCGCGAGGGTGAGCTTGCCCTCAGCCACACTCCGCTCTCCCCGCTGGTTGTTCCGGTTGCCGTGCGCCTTGCCGCCACCCGCACGAATTCGCAGGATCGCTTTCTGTTCCACAAGACAACACGACGCGGCCTTTACGATCGTGAATTGGCGCAGGCGGCCGCCGCGGGATTTTTCGATGTGATCTTTCAAAATGAGAAGGGCGAGGTGACCGAAGGCGCGCGCACCAATGTCATCATCAGGAAGGGCGGGCGCTACTTCACGCCGCCACTGGCGTGCGGCGTTCTGCCCGGCATCTACCGCGCGCATCTGCTCGCAACACAAACCCTGCCGGTGAGCGAGAAGGTTTTGCGGCTTGAAGAACTCCTGGCGGCGGATGAGATCCTGCTGTGCAACTCGGTGCGCGGCGTGCTGCCCGCGAAGCTGGGCGGTGAGTGA